One window of the Camarhynchus parvulus chromosome 2, STF_HiC, whole genome shotgun sequence genome contains the following:
- the HACD1 gene encoding very-long-chain (3R)-3-hydroxyacyl-CoA dehydratase 1 isoform X2: protein MAHLLQRRHDRGVIHCAVGIVRTSVLVTGVQVSSRIFMVWFIAHSIKQIQNEESVILFLVVWTVTEITRYSFYTFNLLNHLPYFIKWARYNFFIVLYPAGVAGELLTIYAALPYVKKTGMFSLRLPNKYNVSFDYYYFLIIVMFSYVPLFPQLYFHMLRQRRRVLHGEVIVEKDD, encoded by the exons gtAATCCACTGTGCAGTTG GAATAGTTCGCACATCTGTGCTTGTGACTGGGGTCCAAGTCAGTTCAAGGATCTTCATGGTGTGGTTCATTGCACACAGTATAAAACAG ATCCAGAATGAGGAGAGCGTTATTCTTTTTCTGGTCGTATGGACTGTGACAGAGATTACTCGATATTCCTTCTACACATTCAACCTGCTCAACCATTTGCCATACTTCATTAAATGGGCCAG ATACAACTTTTTTATCGTTTTGTATCCTGCTGGAGTTGCAGGTGAACTGCTAACCATATATGCTGCTTTACCCTACgtgaagaaaacaggaatgttTTCACTGAGACTTCCCAACAAATACAATGTCTCCTTTGACTACTATTACTTCCTTATTATTGTCATGTTCTCCTATGTGCCAT TATTTCCACAACTCTACTTCCACATGCTGCGGCAGAGAAGAAGGGTGCTTCATGGAGAAGTGATTGTGGAAAAGGACGATTGA